A region of the Terriglobia bacterium genome:
CCTGTCCGGCACCCGGTCCCGGTACGGCTCGGCGCCGTACGTGGTCGGGACGCCCTTCGTGTCGAGGAGGTCCTTCACCCCGAACGGGATCCCGTGGAGCGGGCCGCGGTATTTCCCGGCGGCGATCTCCGCGTCGGCGCGCCGCGCCCGCTCGAGAGCGAGGTCGGGTGTCGCCGTGATGACGCAACTGAGCTTCGGATCGAAGCGCTCCATCCGCTCGAGGTAGACGCGCGTCAGCCGTTCGGAGGTCAGGACGCGCGCCTCGATCCAGCGCGAGAGCGCGGTCACGGGTGCGAAGGCGATGTCCTCGTCGCGGGCGGGGAGAGGACCCGGATCTGCCGTAGTCCGGACGAACCGTTGGCCCGCGGGGAGGTCGGGCACTCCCGGGATCATGGGGTTCCAGAGCGTGGCCGGGGGAAGGTCCGGCTCGAGGGCAACCCTCCTCGGGCCCGTGCGCCGCTCCATGGTCGCCGCCATCGACTGACGCCAGTTGCCCGCGGCCTGCGCCCGCTCGGCCGCCGTCAGGTCCACGCGAACGAGCTTCTGGGCTTCGGCGAGGGTCGCGGCGCTCACCTCGGGCCCCACGGCCGGAGCCGTGCCGAAGGCGGGGGGAGTTCCGGTGGCCGGCGGGGCCTGGGGCGCAGGGTCGGTTGCCTGGACCTCGGCGACCGCGCCGCGAGCCGCGGCGGCACCGAGGACGGAAGCGGCGGTGCGGGCAAGGAATCGCCGGCGGGATTCGATCGAGGCTCGCGGGCTCATTTCGCCCTCCACTTTCCCGCCTGCGCGGCGTGGCCCCTGCCCGGCTCGGACTTCTCCCAGGCTCCGTAAAGCGCCACGAGCGCCTCGAGGCATTTCGGCTCGTCGGGGCTCTTGGCTGCCGAGAGCAGACGCTCCGCCTCGAGGAGCTCCGTCTCCCCCTGGGCGTAGCGCTCGAGAGCCGTGAGCGCGCGGCCGAGTGCCACTCGCGCCACCCCCATCGTGCGGCTCTCCTGGAGCTTTTTCCGCTCGTAGCCCGTCACCGCCTCCCGGGCGACCTTCTCGGCTTCGTCGTAACGACCCTGGTCGTCGTACAGGGCGGCGAGGTTGCCCATGGACCGGAGCGTGTCCGGGCTCTCCGGCCCCACGACCCTTCGCTGGGCCTTCAAGGTCTCGTCGAGGAGCTTCTCCGCCTCGCTCCGGCGTCCCTGCTGCAGGTACACCTCGGCGAGATTGCACATCGACGTGAGCGTGTCCGGGTGCTCCGGCCCCAGGACGCTTCGCTGGGCCTTCAGCGTCTCGCCGAGGAGCTTCTCGGCCTCGGTCGCGCGTCCCTGTTGCACGTACACCTCGACCAGGTTACCCATGGAGCTGAGCGTGTCCGGGTGCTCGAGACCGAGGACTCTTCGCTTCACCGCCAGCGTCTCGAGGTTGAGCTTCTCGGCCTCGGCGTAGCGCCCCTGCTCGGAGTAAAGGACGGCCAGATTGTTCATGGCCGAGAGCGTCTCCGGGTGCTCCGGCCCCAAGACTCTGCGATCGGTCTCCACCGTCTGGTGGTAGAGCTTCTCCGCCTCGGCGTATTGGCCCTGACGGTCCTGATTGATGGCGAGGTTGTTCATGGCCGAGAGCGTCTCAAGGCTCTCCGGCCCCGCGACGCTTCGCTGCGCCTCCAGGGTCTCGCGGTAGAGCTTCTCGGCCTCGGCGAGGCGCCCTTGGTCGTCATACACGGCGGCGAGGTTGTTCATGGACGCGAGCGTGTCGGGGTGCCGGGGCCCCAGGACCTTTCGCCTGGCGTCCAAGGTCTCGCGGTGGAGCTTCTCCGCCTCGTCGTAACGCCCCTCGTTGTAGCTCACGACGGCGAGGTTGTTCATCGACTTGAGCGTGTCCGGGTGCTCGGGCCCCAGGACCCTGCGCTCTGCCTCCACGGTCTCGCGGTAGAGCTTCTCGGCCTCGCTCGACCTCCCCTGCCTGAGGTACACGAGCGCCAGCGCGCTCATGGACCGGAGCGTGTCCGGGTGCTCGGGCCCGAAGGCCCGCGTGCGGATGTCGACCGCGCGCTTGGCGTGTTGCTCGGCCTGCGGGTACAGGCCGAGGCTCACGTACGTCAGCCCGAGCGTCTGCTCCAGGCTACCGGCGATTCTCGGCTCGCTCCCCATGTCTTCAGCGATGGTCTTCCCGGCGCGGGCGAGAATCTGCTCGTCGAGCAGGTGGAGGGCCGTCTCCGTCGAACTCACCCCGAGGAGCGCCGCGTCGAGCGAGGCCAGGGTGGCGGCGACGTTCTCTTCCGGGGCGCCCCGACCTCGGCGTGCGGAGGCCACCCGCTGATGCAGGTCCTTCCAGAGCGCGTCTCCCAGCGCCTCCGGCTTCGAGCTGCTGAGCATGCTCGTGAGGAAGGCGGAGACCTTGTCCGAGGCCTCTCGCTCGCGGTTGGCCCGGTCCCGCTCCAGCGCGATCCGCCGCGCCTCCACCCCCATGGTCGCCGCGAAGGCCAGGAGGAGCGCGGCCAGCCCTGCGGCCAGTGCGACCCCCACCCGGTGGCGCCTCACGTACTTCCCGAGGCGGTACGCCGCGCTCGGCGGCCGTGCCACCACCGGCTCTTGGCG
Encoded here:
- a CDS encoding serine/threonine-protein kinase — encoded protein: MSDESNSKGSDLEDTHALGPRSRSARPSESDAERRIGPYRLLQLIGEGGMGEVWLAEQLEPRRRVALKLIKAGMDTKQVVARFESERQALALMDDPAIAKVFDGGSTPEGRPYFVMEYVAGVPITEYCDTHKLSTGARLLLFTEVCDGVQHAHQKAVIHRDLKPSNLLVSLVGGKAQVKIIDFGIAKATGYRLTEKTLFTELGAVIGTPEYMSPEQAEASGQDVDTRTDVYSLGVVLYQLLTGELPFASKELRSSSYDDLRKRLREVDPPWPSVKLSTLGEEAAGAAKNRNTDPGALRRLLEGDLDAITMKALEKDRARRYGSPSELAADVRRHLRQEPVVARPPSAAYRLGKYVRRHRVGVALAAGLAALLLAFAATMGVEARRIALERDRANREREASDKVSAFLTSMLSSSKPEALGDALWKDLHQRVASARRGRGAPEENVAATLASLDAALLGVSSTETALHLLDEQILARAGKTIAEDMGSEPRIAGSLEQTLGLTYVSLGLYPQAEQHAKRAVDIRTRAFGPEHPDTLRSMSALALVYLRQGRSSEAEKLYRETVEAERRVLGPEHPDTLKSMNNLAVVSYNEGRYDEAEKLHRETLDARRKVLGPRHPDTLASMNNLAAVYDDQGRLAEAEKLYRETLEAQRSVAGPESLETLSAMNNLAINQDRQGQYAEAEKLYHQTVETDRRVLGPEHPETLSAMNNLAVLYSEQGRYAEAEKLNLETLAVKRRVLGLEHPDTLSSMGNLVEVYVQQGRATEAEKLLGETLKAQRSVLGPEHPDTLTSMCNLAEVYLQQGRRSEAEKLLDETLKAQRRVVGPESPDTLRSMGNLAALYDDQGRYDEAEKVAREAVTGYERKKLQESRTMGVARVALGRALTALERYAQGETELLEAERLLSAAKSPDEPKCLEALVALYGAWEKSEPGRGHAAQAGKWRAK